CCCGCAGCGCGGGCAGTCCCAGATCTCGGGGATCGCTGCCTCGTCGGAGAACGAGGGCCTCGTCTCGTGGCCGTTGGCGCAGTGGAACGCGATGCGACGGCGCGGGGCCTGCTCGCCGCGCTCGGCCTCGCCCATGGGTCCGGCGCCCACTCGACTGCCCCGGATCGCGTTGCCGCCTGCCACTGGTGCTCCTTCGTTCGGGGTGTTACGGCCAGTCTACGTCCGGGTGTCGCTGCGCGGATCCCCCGAACGGCTCCCATCGGTGCGTGCAGGGCGTGCCGTCAGGCCGCGCCGGTCTCCTTGAGCAGCAGGCCCAGCGCGATGATGCTCACGCTCCAGACCAGCCCGCAGACGATCGTGATGCGGTCGAGGTTCTTCTCGACGACGGCGCTGCCGCCGAGCGAGGACGAGACGCCACCGCCGAACATCGTGGACAGACCGCCGCCCTTCCCCTTGTGCAGGAGCACCAGGACGATGAGCAGCAGGCTCGTGATGACGAGCAGGACGGACAGGAAGGTCACCATCAGATGAGGGTCCTCTCCTCGGCGAAGTGGCAGGCAACGGCATGGCCCACGTCGAGGTCGCGCAGCGGCGGCTCGACGGTCTTGCAGATCTCCTGAGCCTTCCAGCACCGGGTGTGGAAGGGACAGGCAGGCGGCGGGTCGAGGGGGCTCGGCACGTCGCCGGTGAGCAGGATGCGCTCGCGCTTGCCCTCCTTCTCTGGGTCGGGCACCGGCACGGCGGACATCAGCGCGTGGGTGTAGGGGTGCATGGGGTGCTCGTAGAGGCTCACCCGGTCGGCGATCTCGACGATCTTGCCGAGGTACATCACGGCGACGCGGTCGGAGATGTGGC
This is a stretch of genomic DNA from Mycobacteriales bacterium. It encodes these proteins:
- the secG gene encoding preprotein translocase subunit SecG; translated protein: MVTFLSVLLVITSLLLIVLVLLHKGKGGGLSTMFGGGVSSSLGGSAVVEKNLDRITIVCGLVWSVSIIALGLLLKETGAA
- a CDS encoding RNA polymerase-binding protein RbpA, translating into MAGGNAIRGSRVGAGPMGEAERGEQAPRRRIAFHCANGHETRPSFSDEAAIPEIWDCPRCGFPAGQDKDNPPAQTKTEPYKTHLAYVRERRNAEDGEAILAEALAKLRGK